The Tubulanus polymorphus chromosome 1, tnTubPoly1.2, whole genome shotgun sequence genome contains a region encoding:
- the LOC141914770 gene encoding protein Wnt-6-like isoform X2, which yields MRLKSVLVVGLVFYLMFPENILGLWWAVGSSLLLDKNSICRKTKCLAGKQRRICRKEPQIVREVIDGAKVAIRECQVQFANRRWNCTAHRRSIGKILKRDTRESAFLFAISAAGVLKSVTEACSMGELPLCSCVHHRDTKTAKGKFVWSGCNDDVQYGYTKSKDFMDARPKKRRGDIRTLIQLHNNEAGRRAVINNMTSKCKCHGLSGSCSLKTCWRTLPHFSAIGNDLKNRFDGAFKVIISNDGDTLISAGDSKPYRKIDLIYTEDSSTNFCKASKRHGSLGTSGRLCDPHSMGVEGCGILCCGRGYRTYQMTEEENCQCRFVWCCEVICKKCMVTKTIHRCV from the exons ATGAGACTAAAATCTGTACTAGTTGTTGGTCTGGTTTTCTACTTAATGTTTCCAGAAAACATTCTAGGTTTATGGTG GGCGGTTGGCAGTTCACTACTCCTAGATAAGAACAGCATTTGCAGAAAGACTAAATGTTTAGCGGGTAAACAGCGTCGTATTTGTCGAAAGGAGCCGCAGATAGTTCGCGAAGTAATAGACGGAGCGAAAGTCGCTATACGGGAATGCCAAGTTCAATTCGCCAATAGACGATGGAACTGTACCGCGCATCGCAGATCAATCggcaaaattttgaaaagag ATACAAGGGAGTCAGCATTTCTTTTCGCCATATCGGCGGCCGGGGTGTTAAAATCAGTTACTGAAGCCTGCAGTATGGGTGAATTGCCTCTCTGCTCGTGCGTTCATCATCGAGACACGAAAACTGCCAAGGGTAAATTCGTCTGGAGCGGTTGCAACGATGACGTACAGTATGGATACACGAAATCGAAAGATTTTATGGATGCTCGGCCGAAAAAACGCAGGGGAGATATCAGAACACTTATTCAGTTGCACAACAATGAAGCTGGACGAAGG GCTGTGATAAACAACATGACCTCGAAGTGTAAATGCCACGGTTTGTCCGGCTCGTGTAGTTTAAAGACTTGTTGGAGGACGCTACCCCATTTTTCTGCGATCGGGAATGACCTTAAAAATCGATTCGATGGCGCGTTCAAAGTGATAATATCGAACGATGGAGATACACTAATATCAGCCGGCGATTCGAAGCCGTATCGAAAGATTGACCTTATTTATACGGAGGACTCGTCGACGAACTTTTGTAAGGCGAGCAAACGACACGGATCTCTCGGTACGAGTGGGCGTCTGTGCGATCCGCATTCCATGGGCGTCGAGGGATGCGGGATTTTATGCTGTGGCAGAGGCTATCGCACCTATCAGATGACAGAGGAAGAGAACTGCCAATGTCGATTTGTTTGGTGCTGCGAGGTAATCTGTAAAAAGTGCATGGTTACAAAAACGATCCATCGGtgtgtttga
- the LOC141903898 gene encoding protein Wnt-1-like yields MDWLTMLKNLGIIAVILASLVPISLNASQNSTTTSNRTKKRPKLRTRGIKWWNLFNVGHISNDLRQLHKPSTFISPSLTPLTKKQRKLVTKYMGSLQAIVKGASSAVQECKYQFQHSRWNCPTAESGHGGNIFGKILRIGSRETAFIYSITSAAVSHHIARGCSDGQIYTCHCTYNRPTTGQHWQWGGCNDKAAVTFGYKFSRHFVDVVEKGRDMRYMMNLHNNEAGRLVVKQEMEKECKCHGVSGSCTMKTCWMRLPTFRKVGKILKKKYDGASKVVLGNNGNTGYRGKQKKRRKFNLIPVNSSYKKPQASDLVYYEDSPKFCDKSTSLGMGHGTKGRECNATSISVDGCEIMCCGRGFRTETYTVKERCSCTFQWCCKVHCKICSRTKLRHICL; encoded by the exons ATGGATTGGTTGACAATGCTTAAGAATTTGGGAATAATCGCTGTGATATTGGCGTCTCTTGTTCCAATCTCACTAAACGCGTCTCAAAATTCCACTACTACTTCGAATCGAACGAAAAAACGACCGAAACTTCGCACGCGAGGAATAAAATGGTG GAATTTGTTCAACGTCGGTCATATTTCCAACGACCTTCGCCAACTGCATAAACCGTCCACTTTTATCAGTCCCAGTTTGACGCCACTGACGAAAAAACAGAGGAAGCTGGTCACCAAATACATGGGCTCATTACAGGCTATCGTGAAAGGTGCATCGTCAGCAGTACAAGAATGCAAGTATCAGTTCCAACATAGTCGCTGGAACTGCCCAACAGCTGAAAGTGGACACGGTGGAAATATATTCGGAAAAATATTACGCATAG GATCTCGGGAGACTGCGTTTATATACTCAATAACCAGTGCGGCTGTGTCGCATCACATAGCGCGGGGCTGTAGCGACGGTCAGATTTACACGTGTCATTGCACGTACAACAGGCCGACTACTGGTCAGCACTGGCAGTGGGGAGGCTGTAACGACAAGGCGGCTGTCACGTTTGGATACAAGTTCTCGCGGCATTTCGTCGACGTCGTGGAGAAAGGTCGTGACATGCGCTACATGATGAACTTGCACAATAATGAAGCTGGTCGCCTT GTGGTCAAACAAGAAATGGAGAAAGAGTGTAAGTGTCACGGAGTGTCAGGCAGTTGTACGATGAAAACCTGTTGGATGCGATTACCCACGTTTCGCAAAGTCGGCAagatattgaaaaagaaatatgatGGCGCTTCTAAGGTCGTTTTAG gaAACAACGGCAACACTGGTTACCGAGGAAAACAGAAGAAACGTAGAAAGTTCAACTTAATTCCGGTGAATTCTAGCTACAAAAAACCGCAAGCGAGCGATCTAGTTTACTACGAGGATTCGCCAAAGTTTTGTGATAAATCCACGTCCTTGGGCATGGGGCACGGGACTAAAGGTCGTGAATGCAACGCAACAAGTATCAGCGTAGACGGTTGCGAGATAATGTGCTGTGGCCGAGGCTTCAGGACAGAAACGTACACCGTAAAAGAAAGATGTAGCTGCACATTCCAATGGTGCTGCAAAGTACACTGTAAAATATGTAGTCGGACCAAACTAAGGCATATTTGCTTATGA
- the LOC141914770 gene encoding protein Wnt-6-like isoform X1 — MDVGHLRMYFVSLVSFIIICHRLILETESCKSPGLFPITMALEWAVGSSLLLDKNSICRKTKCLAGKQRRICRKEPQIVREVIDGAKVAIRECQVQFANRRWNCTAHRRSIGKILKRDTRESAFLFAISAAGVLKSVTEACSMGELPLCSCVHHRDTKTAKGKFVWSGCNDDVQYGYTKSKDFMDARPKKRRGDIRTLIQLHNNEAGRRAVINNMTSKCKCHGLSGSCSLKTCWRTLPHFSAIGNDLKNRFDGAFKVIISNDGDTLISAGDSKPYRKIDLIYTEDSSTNFCKASKRHGSLGTSGRLCDPHSMGVEGCGILCCGRGYRTYQMTEEENCQCRFVWCCEVICKKCMVTKTIHRCV; from the exons ATGGATGTCGGTCATTTGCGCATGTACTTTGTGTCACTTGTTTCATTTATAATAATTTGCCATCGACTTATTCTCGAGACGGAAAGTTGTAAATCCCCGGGATTATTTCCAATTACAATGGCTTTAGAGTG GGCGGTTGGCAGTTCACTACTCCTAGATAAGAACAGCATTTGCAGAAAGACTAAATGTTTAGCGGGTAAACAGCGTCGTATTTGTCGAAAGGAGCCGCAGATAGTTCGCGAAGTAATAGACGGAGCGAAAGTCGCTATACGGGAATGCCAAGTTCAATTCGCCAATAGACGATGGAACTGTACCGCGCATCGCAGATCAATCggcaaaattttgaaaagag ATACAAGGGAGTCAGCATTTCTTTTCGCCATATCGGCGGCCGGGGTGTTAAAATCAGTTACTGAAGCCTGCAGTATGGGTGAATTGCCTCTCTGCTCGTGCGTTCATCATCGAGACACGAAAACTGCCAAGGGTAAATTCGTCTGGAGCGGTTGCAACGATGACGTACAGTATGGATACACGAAATCGAAAGATTTTATGGATGCTCGGCCGAAAAAACGCAGGGGAGATATCAGAACACTTATTCAGTTGCACAACAATGAAGCTGGACGAAGG GCTGTGATAAACAACATGACCTCGAAGTGTAAATGCCACGGTTTGTCCGGCTCGTGTAGTTTAAAGACTTGTTGGAGGACGCTACCCCATTTTTCTGCGATCGGGAATGACCTTAAAAATCGATTCGATGGCGCGTTCAAAGTGATAATATCGAACGATGGAGATACACTAATATCAGCCGGCGATTCGAAGCCGTATCGAAAGATTGACCTTATTTATACGGAGGACTCGTCGACGAACTTTTGTAAGGCGAGCAAACGACACGGATCTCTCGGTACGAGTGGGCGTCTGTGCGATCCGCATTCCATGGGCGTCGAGGGATGCGGGATTTTATGCTGTGGCAGAGGCTATCGCACCTATCAGATGACAGAGGAAGAGAACTGCCAATGTCGATTTGTTTGGTGCTGCGAGGTAATCTGTAAAAAGTGCATGGTTACAAAAACGATCCATCGGtgtgtttga